A stretch of Catenulispora sp. GP43 DNA encodes these proteins:
- a CDS encoding trans-aconitate 2-methyltransferase: MDHQHAHHHAGHAGHAGHAGHADHASDSSVADILDLDAEVVGSYLEELTAWARAHTTVAPRTILDVGAGTGTGTWALASRFEAAEVIAIDQSPVMLDRLQAAAAARGLTGRLRTVRADLDAGWPPIGTADLAWASSSLHHLADPDRVLADLHTALNPGGLLVVVEMDAMPRFLPEDVHPGLEERCRAAGARNGWNAWPDWTGHLERAGFTVAEERVFAIDVRPAPPAAGRYAHRVMSGMRDRLAEHLSAADLAALDRLLDPADEEFVLRRGDLVVRGARTAWAARRA, encoded by the coding sequence ATGGATCACCAGCACGCGCATCACCACGCGGGCCACGCGGGCCACGCGGGCCACGCGGGCCACGCGGACCACGCTTCCGACTCCTCCGTGGCCGACATCCTCGACCTCGACGCCGAAGTGGTCGGCTCCTACCTCGAAGAGCTGACCGCCTGGGCCCGCGCCCACACCACCGTGGCGCCCCGCACCATCCTCGACGTCGGCGCGGGCACCGGAACCGGCACCTGGGCCCTGGCAAGCCGCTTCGAGGCGGCCGAGGTGATCGCGATCGACCAGTCGCCGGTCATGCTCGACCGCCTCCAGGCCGCGGCCGCCGCGCGCGGCCTGACCGGCCGCCTGCGCACCGTCCGGGCCGACCTGGACGCCGGCTGGCCCCCGATCGGCACCGCCGACCTGGCCTGGGCCTCCTCCTCGCTGCACCACCTCGCCGACCCCGACCGGGTCCTGGCCGACCTGCACACCGCCCTGAACCCCGGCGGCCTGCTGGTGGTCGTCGAGATGGACGCCATGCCGCGCTTCCTGCCCGAGGACGTCCACCCGGGTCTGGAAGAACGCTGCCGCGCGGCCGGGGCCCGCAACGGCTGGAACGCCTGGCCGGACTGGACCGGCCACCTGGAGCGCGCCGGGTTCACCGTCGCCGAGGAGCGCGTCTTCGCCATCGACGTGCGTCCGGCCCCGCCGGCCGCCGGCCGCTACGCACACCGCGTCATGAGCGGCATGCGCGACCGCCTGGCCGAGCACCTGTCGGCCGCCGACCTCGCCGCCCTGGACCGCCTGCTGGATCCCGCCGACGAGGAGTTCGTGCTGCGGCGCGGTGATCTGGTGGTGCGCGGTGCGCGCACGGCCTGGGCGGCTCGCCGCGCGTAG
- a CDS encoding helix-turn-helix domain-containing protein, with protein sequence MAQESDTDTTTGTGARTGTGTGTGTVTGTETDTDALVRRRIRGLRLARGWTLDSLAARCDLSPSNLSRIETGGRRLALDQLVPIARALGTTLDQLVEPGDEAGVVIRPEPVHTPGMTSWLLSNERSPNGATVAKLRITAERPTGPEQLRVHPGRDWFTVLSGTAELHLGERVILIHEGHAAEFNTMTPHLIAAHGPAVEILTILDHDGERAHRHDAQGR encoded by the coding sequence ATGGCGCAAGAATCGGACACCGACACCACCACGGGCACCGGCGCCCGCACTGGCACTGGCACTGGCACTGGCACTGTCACTGGCACCGAGACCGACACCGACGCCCTGGTCCGCCGACGCATCCGCGGCCTGCGCCTGGCCCGGGGCTGGACCCTGGACTCGCTGGCCGCCCGCTGCGACCTGAGCCCGTCCAACCTCAGCCGCATCGAGACCGGCGGGCGCCGCCTCGCCCTGGACCAGCTGGTGCCGATCGCCCGCGCCCTTGGCACGACGCTGGACCAGCTGGTCGAGCCCGGCGACGAGGCCGGCGTGGTGATCCGCCCCGAGCCGGTGCACACCCCCGGCATGACCAGCTGGCTGCTGTCCAACGAGCGCTCCCCGAACGGCGCCACCGTCGCCAAGCTGCGCATCACCGCCGAGCGTCCCACCGGCCCGGAGCAGCTGCGGGTCCATCCCGGGCGGGACTGGTTCACCGTCCTGTCCGGCACCGCCGAGCTCCACCTGGGCGAGCGCGTCATCCTGATCCACGAAGGGCACGCCGCAGAGTTCAACACCATGACCCCGCACCTGATCGCCGCGCACGGACCCGCCGTGGAGATCCTGACGATCCTGGACCACGACGGCGAGCGCGCTCACCGGCACGACGCGCAGGGACGGTGA
- a CDS encoding FAD-dependent monooxygenase yields MADVIIAGCGPAGAMLAAELRLHAVDVLVLEKEPEPVSRFQVLSLHTRSLELLAMRGLLDRFLESGRRRPISGVFAGISAPAPENPDSAYAYILGLRRKDIDRLLEQHALDLGAQVRHGCEVTGFEQDEQGVSVELADGERLRARYLVGCDGARSTVRTLLGVGFPGEPARTETLMGEMEVGMAPEEVAATVAEVRKANPRFSIRPFGEGIHSVVVPTADVTDRAEAPTFEDFQRRLREVAGTDFGVHSPRWLSRFGDATRLAEHYSVGRVLLAGDAAHIHPPTGGQGLNLGVQDAFNLGWKLAARIHGWAPEGLLDTYEAERRPVAEDVLDNTRAQMELSSPGAGPRAVRGLLTRLMDFDEVNRFLVEEITAVSVRYDFGESRDAVGRRMPDTDLDGGRLYDRMHRGRGLLLDRTGKLTAGGWSDRVDLIADSVAAVDVPAVLSRPDGHVAWIGDDQQGLDEQMSRWFGAAAD; encoded by the coding sequence ATGGCCGATGTGATCATTGCCGGATGCGGTCCGGCCGGCGCGATGCTGGCCGCCGAGCTGCGGCTGCACGCCGTGGACGTCCTCGTCCTGGAGAAGGAACCCGAGCCCGTGTCGCGGTTCCAGGTGCTCAGCCTGCACACCCGCAGCCTGGAGCTGCTGGCGATGCGCGGGCTGCTCGACCGCTTCCTGGAGAGCGGACGGCGACGCCCGATCAGCGGCGTCTTCGCCGGCATCTCCGCGCCCGCACCGGAGAACCCGGACTCCGCGTACGCGTACATCCTCGGCCTGCGGCGCAAGGACATCGACCGGCTGCTCGAACAGCATGCCCTCGACCTCGGCGCGCAGGTCCGGCACGGCTGCGAGGTGACAGGCTTCGAGCAGGACGAGCAAGGCGTGAGCGTCGAGCTGGCCGACGGGGAGCGGCTGCGTGCGCGCTACCTCGTCGGCTGCGACGGCGCGCGCAGCACGGTGCGCACACTGCTCGGCGTCGGCTTCCCCGGCGAGCCGGCGCGCACCGAGACGCTGATGGGCGAGATGGAAGTGGGCATGGCGCCGGAGGAGGTCGCCGCCACGGTGGCCGAGGTCCGGAAGGCCAATCCGCGGTTCAGCATCAGGCCGTTCGGCGAGGGGATCCACAGCGTCGTGGTCCCGACCGCGGACGTCACCGACCGCGCCGAGGCACCCACTTTCGAGGACTTCCAGCGGCGGCTGCGCGAGGTCGCCGGAACCGACTTCGGCGTGCACTCCCCGCGCTGGCTGTCCCGCTTCGGCGATGCCACGCGGCTGGCCGAGCACTACAGCGTGGGGCGGGTGCTGCTGGCCGGCGACGCGGCGCACATCCATCCGCCGACCGGCGGGCAGGGCCTCAACCTCGGTGTCCAGGACGCCTTCAACCTCGGCTGGAAGCTGGCCGCGCGGATCCACGGCTGGGCGCCGGAGGGACTGCTGGACACCTACGAGGCCGAGCGCCGTCCGGTCGCCGAGGACGTGCTGGACAACACCCGTGCCCAGATGGAGCTGTCGTCTCCCGGAGCCGGTCCGCGGGCCGTGCGCGGGCTGCTCACCCGGCTGATGGACTTCGACGAGGTGAACCGGTTCCTCGTCGAGGAGATCACGGCCGTCTCGGTCCGCTACGACTTCGGCGAGAGCCGGGACGCGGTCGGCCGCCGCATGCCCGACACCGATCTGGACGGCGGCCGGCTCTACGACCGGATGCACCGAGGCCGCGGGCTGCTTCTGGACCGCACCGGGAAGCTGACGGCCGGCGGCTGGTCCGACCGGGTCGACCTCATCGCCGATTCCGTCGCGGCGGTTGACGTTCCGGCCGTGTTGTCGCGTCCGGACGGACATGTCGCCTGGATCGGCGACGACCAGCAGGGCCTTGACGAGCAGATGTCCCGCTGGTTCGGAGCGGCCGCGGACTGA
- a CDS encoding GPP34 family phosphoprotein gives MTIGDDLLLLAINPRDGRVQAAEHMGTALRGAEALDLSLARRVAVADGRITVADPRPIGHPLVDRALATLHAEGSAPRLHAWFAERPTEPAVLHQYVGLLADRGVIRVERRGDGGRTRTRLVLVDMERSAYVHTRIENVASNGDRALGSIVHACGLDEYLYPGLRGRSARRRLARITDEDGLAPGVRDAIDAVAGAVSQMVNRDQSGGAY, from the coding sequence GTGACAATCGGGGACGATCTACTCCTACTCGCGATCAACCCGCGCGACGGACGCGTGCAAGCCGCCGAGCACATGGGAACGGCGCTGCGCGGCGCCGAGGCGCTGGATCTGAGCCTGGCCCGCCGCGTCGCGGTGGCCGACGGCCGGATCACGGTCGCCGACCCGCGGCCGATCGGCCACCCGCTGGTGGACCGCGCGCTGGCCACGCTGCACGCCGAGGGCTCCGCGCCCCGGCTGCATGCATGGTTCGCGGAGCGCCCCACCGAGCCGGCGGTGCTGCACCAGTACGTGGGGCTGCTGGCCGACCGGGGGGTGATCCGGGTCGAGCGTCGGGGGGACGGCGGCCGGACGCGTACCCGGCTGGTGCTGGTGGATATGGAGCGCAGCGCGTACGTGCACACCCGGATCGAGAACGTCGCCTCCAACGGCGACCGCGCCCTCGGCAGCATCGTGCACGCCTGCGGCCTGGACGAGTACCTGTACCCGGGACTGCGCGGCCGCTCAGCCCGGCGCCGGCTGGCCCGCATCACCGACGAGGACGGGCTGGCCCCCGGGGTGCGCGACGCGATCGACGCGGTCGCCGGGGCGGTGTCGCAGATGGTGAACCGCGACCAGTCCGGCGGCGCGTATTGA
- the mgtA gene encoding magnesium-translocating P-type ATPase encodes MTLLTDRTAALAARGEQPVLQVLRGLDSGLRGLTEAEAAARLARDGGNEIARRRDGPPGRGLTTAFRAPFLLVLTVLDVVLAISADLGGVLAITGMIAIAALMRFWQERRSHRTVEALRALVLTTATVVRRADEDSAPLARELPVDQLVVGDVVRLAAGDLIPADLRLLRAKDLFLDQSLLSGESMPVGKHAELSGTVGTGGAQVFGLPPRPRKGGRGVQGGQDEQGDVACAGPTAGHVVLPFPGQRGSSRPPQTATAGAATASATAAPVTTPHPCDHPALCLAGTHVLSGTATAVVIATGARTYLAGLGRELDGGRRPATAFDRGVSAVSWMLLRFMLVLAPLVFAVSGLATGSWHRAFLFSVAVAVGITPEMLPVVVTTTLARGAVTMARRRVIVKRLPAIQDLGAMDVLCVDKTGTLTEGAPVLARHTDAWGRPDETVLDYGAVNSLLQAGWRNPLDEAVVAHADALGLADPAWEKVDEIPFDFSRRRMSVIVAAPDGGFEPDHVLITKGSVEEVLQCCTSVLDGGLAVPLDPGLRAGIDEVAAADRAEGLRLLAVAIRTIPAITRPAGRPHAYTHPYTHAYTHAYTHAYTHADESDLTLVGFLGFTDPAKDSAVAALAELAARGVAVKVITGDEPSAAARVCRDVGIDPGEVVDGRTLSALDDTALAVLADRTTVFAKTDPLAKARIVQALRRAGRTVGYLGDGVNDAPALHAADVGLTAPDATDLARETADVILLDKDLTVLAAGVEEGRRTFANSQKYIRAATSSNFGNVLSVTAAAAFLPFLPMAPIQLLVQNLLYDLSQLALPWDCVEPEQTAGPRRWNSRALRRFVLLAGPLSSLFDLATWGVLWWVLGAGDGRVPLFQTGWFVEGLLSQLLAVHIIRTRRVPFLSSRAARPVLLATGAAMAVGLALPFSMAVRGMGMTALPVLYFGLLPVILLGYCALLQTVKLRFSPHDDG; translated from the coding sequence ATGACCCTGCTGACGGACCGCACCGCCGCGCTGGCCGCGCGCGGCGAGCAGCCCGTGCTGCAGGTGCTGCGCGGCCTGGACAGCGGACTGCGCGGCCTGACCGAGGCCGAGGCGGCCGCCCGCCTGGCCCGCGACGGCGGCAACGAGATCGCCCGCCGCCGCGACGGACCGCCCGGCCGCGGCCTGACCACCGCGTTCCGGGCCCCGTTCCTGCTGGTCCTGACGGTCCTGGACGTGGTCCTTGCGATCAGCGCGGACCTCGGCGGCGTCCTGGCCATCACCGGCATGATCGCGATCGCCGCCCTGATGCGCTTCTGGCAGGAACGGCGCTCGCACCGCACGGTCGAGGCGCTGCGGGCGCTGGTCCTGACCACCGCCACCGTGGTCCGGCGCGCCGACGAGGACAGCGCGCCGCTGGCCCGCGAACTGCCCGTCGACCAGCTCGTGGTCGGCGACGTGGTGCGGCTGGCGGCCGGGGACCTTATACCGGCGGACCTGAGGCTGCTGCGCGCCAAGGACCTTTTCCTGGACCAGAGCCTGCTGTCCGGGGAGTCGATGCCGGTCGGGAAGCACGCCGAGCTGTCGGGGACGGTCGGCACGGGCGGCGCGCAGGTTTTCGGGCTGCCGCCGCGGCCGCGGAAGGGCGGGCGGGGCGTGCAGGGCGGGCAGGACGAGCAGGGCGATGTCGCCTGCGCCGGACCGACCGCCGGGCACGTGGTGCTGCCCTTTCCCGGGCAGCGTGGCTCCAGCCGGCCGCCGCAAACCGCTACCGCCGGCGCCGCCACCGCCAGCGCTACTGCCGCCCCCGTCACCACCCCCCACCCCTGCGACCACCCCGCCCTCTGCCTCGCCGGCACCCACGTCCTGTCCGGCACCGCCACCGCGGTCGTCATCGCCACCGGCGCCCGCACCTACCTGGCGGGCCTGGGCCGCGAGCTCGACGGCGGACGGCGGCCGGCCACCGCCTTCGACCGGGGCGTCTCCGCGGTCAGCTGGATGCTGCTGCGTTTCATGCTCGTGCTCGCGCCGCTGGTCTTCGCGGTCAGCGGGCTGGCCACCGGCAGCTGGCACCGGGCCTTCCTGTTCTCCGTCGCGGTCGCGGTCGGCATCACGCCCGAGATGCTGCCGGTCGTCGTCACCACCACGCTGGCGCGCGGCGCGGTCACGATGGCGCGGCGGCGGGTGATCGTCAAGCGGCTGCCGGCGATCCAGGACCTCGGGGCGATGGACGTGCTCTGCGTCGACAAGACCGGCACCCTCACGGAGGGCGCGCCTGTCCTCGCGCGCCACACCGACGCCTGGGGCCGCCCCGACGAGACCGTGCTCGACTACGGCGCGGTCAACAGCCTCCTGCAGGCCGGCTGGCGCAATCCCCTGGACGAGGCCGTCGTGGCGCACGCCGACGCGCTCGGGCTGGCCGATCCGGCCTGGGAGAAGGTCGACGAGATCCCCTTCGACTTCAGCCGCCGCCGGATGAGCGTGATCGTCGCGGCGCCGGACGGCGGTTTCGAACCCGACCACGTCCTGATCACCAAGGGCTCCGTCGAGGAGGTCCTCCAGTGCTGCACCTCGGTGCTCGACGGCGGCCTGGCCGTCCCGCTGGATCCGGGCCTGCGCGCCGGCATCGACGAGGTCGCCGCCGCCGACCGCGCCGAGGGCTTGCGGCTGCTGGCCGTGGCGATCCGCACCATCCCGGCGATCACCCGCCCCGCCGGCCGCCCCCACGCCTACACCCACCCCTACACCCACGCCTACACCCACGCCTACACCCACGCCTACACCCACGCCGACGAGTCCGACCTCACCCTCGTCGGCTTCCTCGGCTTCACCGACCCGGCGAAGGACTCCGCCGTCGCGGCGCTGGCCGAGCTGGCCGCGCGGGGCGTCGCGGTCAAGGTGATCACCGGCGACGAGCCCTCGGCCGCGGCCCGGGTCTGCCGCGACGTCGGCATCGACCCCGGCGAGGTCGTCGACGGCCGCACCCTGTCCGCCCTCGACGACACCGCCCTGGCTGTCCTGGCCGACCGCACCACCGTCTTCGCCAAGACCGACCCGCTGGCCAAGGCCCGCATCGTCCAGGCCCTGCGCCGCGCCGGCCGCACCGTCGGCTACCTCGGCGACGGTGTCAACGACGCCCCGGCCCTGCACGCCGCCGACGTCGGCCTCACCGCCCCCGACGCCACCGACCTGGCCCGGGAGACCGCCGACGTCATCTTGCTGGACAAGGACCTCACCGTCCTGGCCGCCGGCGTGGAGGAGGGCCGGCGCACCTTCGCCAACTCCCAGAAGTACATCCGGGCCGCGACCAGCTCGAACTTCGGCAACGTCCTGTCGGTGACGGCCGCCGCGGCGTTCCTGCCCTTCCTGCCGATGGCCCCGATCCAGCTGCTGGTCCAGAACCTGCTCTACGACCTGTCCCAGCTCGCGCTGCCCTGGGACTGCGTCGAGCCGGAGCAGACCGCCGGGCCGCGCCGCTGGAACAGCAGGGCCCTGCGACGCTTCGTGCTGCTCGCGGGTCCCCTCAGCTCGCTGTTCGACCTGGCGACCTGGGGCGTGCTCTGGTGGGTGCTGGGGGCCGGGGACGGACGGGTGCCGCTGTTCCAGACCGGATGGTTCGTCGAGGGCTTACTGTCCCAGCTGTTGGCGGTCCACATCATCAGGACCCGCAGAGTCCCGTTCCTGTCCTCGCGCGCGGCCCGGCCGGTGCTGCTGGCCACCGGCGCGGCGATGGCCGTGGGCCTGGCGCTGCCGTTCAGCATGGCGGTCCGCGGCATGGGGATGACCGCGCTGCCGGTCCTGTACTTCGGGCTCCTGCCGGTGATCCTGCTCGGCTACTGCGCGCTGTTGCAGACCGTGAAGCTCAGGTTCAGCCCGCATGACGACGGGTAG
- a CDS encoding ArsR/SmtB family transcription factor, translating into MRRRQESRTEDDAVPDDGAPSPRLLQDAAATFGMLAATTRLHIVWLLARAEQDVTALAEATGSNVAAVSQHLAKLKLAGLVSARREGRRQVYVVDDPHVVAIVRQMLDHHAEMADGRASATGRPAQTA; encoded by the coding sequence ATGCGCCGCAGACAAGAGTCCCGCACCGAGGACGACGCCGTCCCCGACGACGGGGCCCCCAGCCCACGCCTCCTCCAGGACGCGGCCGCCACCTTCGGCATGCTGGCGGCCACCACGCGGCTGCACATCGTGTGGCTGCTGGCCCGGGCGGAGCAGGACGTGACGGCGCTGGCCGAGGCCACCGGCAGCAACGTCGCCGCGGTGAGCCAGCACCTGGCCAAGCTGAAGCTGGCCGGCCTGGTCAGCGCCCGCCGCGAGGGCCGCCGCCAGGTCTATGTGGTCGACGACCCGCACGTGGTCGCGATCGTCCGGCAGATGCTGGACCACCACGCCGAGATGGCCGACGGCCGGGCCTCCGCGACCGGAAGGCCCGCCCAGACGGCCTAG
- a CDS encoding RraA family protein, whose translation MDTFADVPTTTLADVLSRDNVMDTGIRALTVTSGANGSNGAAARLAGPAFTVRCPPGDNLMVHAAIYRADPGSVIVVDTGGDLDYAVAGGNVMAVAQRRGIAGFVIDGVIRDLAEAREAGFPVFARGVIPIPGAKAVVKPHNVTVHCGGVNVHAGDIVVADEEGIVVVPAARRDEVFAAARAKLAKDQAETLDEWEAAHRARIDKLLADGGFEG comes from the coding sequence ATGGACACCTTCGCTGACGTACCCACCACCACCCTGGCCGACGTGCTCAGCCGCGACAACGTCATGGACACCGGTATCCGGGCGCTGACCGTGACGAGCGGGGCGAACGGCTCCAACGGCGCAGCCGCGCGCCTGGCCGGCCCGGCGTTCACCGTCCGCTGCCCGCCCGGGGACAACCTCATGGTCCACGCGGCCATCTACCGCGCCGACCCCGGCTCGGTCATCGTCGTGGACACCGGCGGCGACCTGGACTACGCGGTGGCCGGCGGCAACGTGATGGCGGTGGCGCAGCGCCGGGGCATCGCCGGCTTCGTGATCGACGGCGTGATCCGCGACCTGGCCGAGGCGCGGGAGGCCGGTTTCCCGGTGTTCGCGCGCGGCGTGATCCCGATCCCCGGCGCCAAGGCCGTCGTCAAGCCGCACAACGTGACGGTGCACTGCGGGGGCGTGAACGTGCACGCCGGCGACATCGTGGTCGCCGACGAGGAGGGCATCGTGGTGGTGCCCGCGGCCCGGCGCGACGAGGTGTTCGCGGCGGCGCGGGCGAAGCTGGCCAAGGACCAGGCCGAGACGCTGGACGAGTGGGAGGCCGCGCACCGGGCGCGGATCGACAAGCTGCTCGCCGATGGTGGATTCGAGGGCTGA
- a CDS encoding ATP-dependent DNA ligase: protein MDLPVMPPVRPMLATAVREVPRSPGLAYEPKWDGFRCVVFRDGPEVELGSRNDRPLTRYFPELVELLARALPERCVVDGEIVVVTGDGLDFDTLQNRLHPAASRVRKLAAETPASFVAFDLLALGDRDLSGEPFRERRRALAGALPAGDGRVILTPLTEDADVAQDWFTRFEGAGFDGVMAKPLDLPYEQNKRVMLKVKHERTADCVVAGFRWHKDGEGVGSLLLGLFDDEGVLHHVGVASSFTAARRRELVGELAPLREDALDNHPWRGWAEAEAQERSDGHRMPGARSRWSADKDLAWEPLRPELVAEVRYEHLLSGRFRHGGRLVRFRPDRTPESCTYAQLEQVAPAELAKVFGPAAEGGTGGGANGGAKGGGA from the coding sequence GTGGATCTCCCGGTCATGCCGCCGGTGCGGCCTATGCTGGCGACGGCCGTGCGCGAGGTGCCCCGCTCGCCGGGGCTGGCCTACGAGCCGAAGTGGGACGGGTTCCGGTGCGTCGTGTTCCGCGACGGCCCCGAGGTGGAGCTGGGCTCGCGCAACGACCGGCCGCTGACCAGGTACTTCCCTGAGCTCGTCGAGCTGCTGGCGCGGGCTCTGCCCGAGCGCTGCGTGGTGGACGGGGAGATCGTCGTGGTCACCGGTGACGGCCTGGACTTCGACACGCTCCAGAACCGCCTGCACCCGGCCGCCTCGCGGGTGCGCAAGCTGGCGGCCGAGACGCCGGCCAGCTTCGTCGCCTTCGACCTGCTCGCGCTCGGGGACCGGGACCTGAGCGGCGAGCCGTTCCGCGAGCGCCGCCGGGCCCTGGCCGGTGCGCTGCCGGCGGGGGACGGCCGGGTGATCCTGACTCCGCTGACCGAGGACGCGGACGTCGCGCAGGACTGGTTCACCCGCTTCGAGGGCGCGGGCTTCGACGGGGTCATGGCCAAGCCCCTGGACCTGCCGTACGAGCAGAACAAGCGCGTCATGCTCAAGGTGAAGCACGAGCGCACCGCCGACTGCGTGGTGGCGGGCTTCCGCTGGCACAAGGACGGCGAGGGCGTCGGCTCGCTGCTGCTCGGCCTGTTCGACGACGAGGGCGTCCTGCACCACGTCGGCGTGGCCAGCAGCTTCACCGCGGCGCGGCGCCGGGAGCTGGTCGGGGAGCTGGCGCCGCTGCGGGAGGACGCCCTGGACAACCACCCCTGGCGCGGCTGGGCCGAGGCAGAGGCCCAGGAGCGCTCCGACGGCCACCGCATGCCCGGGGCCCGCAGCCGCTGGTCCGCCGACAAGGACCTGGCCTGGGAGCCGCTGCGGCCGGAACTGGTCGCCGAGGTCAGGTACGAGCACCTGCTGTCCGGCCGGTTCCGGCACGGCGGCCGCCTGGTCCGCTTCCGGCCGGACCGGACGCCGGAGTCGTGTACGTACGCGCAGCTGGAGCAGGTGGCGCCGGCCGAGCTGGCGAAAGTGTTCGGCCCGGCGGCGGAGGGCGGCACAGGGGGTGGCGCGAACGGCGGCGCGAAGGGCGGCGGCGCATGA